One region of Termitidicoccus mucosus genomic DNA includes:
- a CDS encoding helix-turn-helix transcriptional regulator, translating to MTWFIDTQGFSSGGVHAPAIAAPAPQAPDGRPPAAPAAAVAAPRRHVVRSGVCLHWGEWPPRRAPDAFRDNAARLPNLSPARGISAPPPLIRLVFVLADKKAGAASASLERMFVETTRGHAAAAALEREAAEPAFHVCISISGRSLRETLAGDDSRGAAFLLKIATGELPPGALPPLVLPPSARLAVESLRRCPFSGACRSLMIEARCNDMLVAFLSGLETWLEASADRAVKPVEGVRLATDLLLRRMDAPPSLAELARSVGLSETTLKRAFRAAHGTTVFGFLRALRMEHARALLSAGRASVIEVSSLVGYNNPSNFAAAFRRQFGQNPKRFQLADAT from the coding sequence ATGACCTGGTTCATCGACACGCAAGGTTTTTCCAGCGGTGGCGTCCACGCTCCCGCCATCGCCGCGCCCGCGCCGCAAGCGCCGGACGGACGGCCTCCCGCCGCGCCCGCCGCCGCTGTCGCCGCGCCGCGGCGCCATGTGGTGAGGTCCGGCGTGTGTTTGCATTGGGGCGAATGGCCGCCGCGCCGCGCGCCCGACGCCTTCCGGGACAATGCCGCCCGGCTCCCGAATCTCTCGCCGGCCCGGGGAATATCCGCCCCGCCACCGTTGATCCGGCTCGTGTTTGTGCTGGCGGACAAAAAAGCCGGGGCGGCCTCCGCGTCCCTTGAACGCATGTTTGTCGAAACCACGCGCGGGCATGCGGCCGCCGCCGCTTTGGAGCGCGAGGCGGCGGAGCCCGCCTTTCATGTTTGCATTTCCATTTCCGGCCGCTCCCTGCGGGAAACCCTGGCCGGCGACGATTCGCGCGGCGCCGCGTTCCTGCTGAAAATCGCGACCGGCGAACTCCCGCCCGGCGCTCTGCCGCCGCTCGTGCTGCCGCCGTCGGCGCGGCTCGCGGTCGAATCGCTCCGCCGCTGCCCGTTTTCCGGCGCCTGCCGCTCGCTCATGATCGAGGCGCGCTGCAACGACATGCTCGTCGCCTTCCTCTCCGGGCTCGAAACCTGGCTGGAGGCATCCGCGGATCGCGCGGTGAAGCCGGTTGAGGGCGTGCGGCTCGCCACGGACCTGTTGTTGCGCCGGATGGACGCGCCGCCGTCGCTCGCCGAGCTGGCGCGGTCGGTCGGGCTGAGCGAGACCACGCTCAAGCGCGCCTTTCGCGCCGCGCACGGCACGACGGTTTTTGGTTTCCTGCGCGCCCTCCGCATGGAACATGCGCGGGCCTTGCTGAGCGCCGGGCGCGCCTCGGTGATCGAGGTGTCATCCCTGGTTGGATACAACAACCCGAGCAACTTCGCCGCGGCCTTCCGCCGCCAGTTCGGGCAGAATCCGAAACGCTTCCAACTGGCCGACGCGACGTGA
- a CDS encoding TonB-dependent siderophore receptor: protein MKSVIRIRPVSQLGILLAALLTSGLPAAAQSTAASGSGGSASHDAEVVALDRLTVKGDRLFSELFVADRSLAGTKTSTPLVETSQSLTVIGRNEMDARGVQRLTDAVSYVAGVQAEFQGIDSRVDTLKVRGFEAGGFASNTYLDNLRAPSGGQWTRAQFDLFGLERVEVLKGPSAVLYGQVAPGGLVNLVSKRPGVAVKDSVELQVGSYDTIQATLDVSGALTSSNRLLYRVAGLFRDGDAEVDHTELQRIFVAPSLTWKITDKASLTFLTQYQKDNGGSTYQFLPQTGTLKPGDHGYIDPSTFLGEPTWNNFDRDQHAAGYAFDYVFNDTFTLRQNFRYSHVKTDYKGIVGGTGDATPAGDYTRRSAWGYGETDGIAVDTHLQSKFATGGVKHTVLTGFDFLYSDWEHTRLIGTAPSINIYNPVYSGISFSANPAQSFLQDTIERQIGFYLQEQASFGGFRATLGLRRDEYDVNQTISYRNGTVRKVDIKPDSVTWRAGLLYLFDNGLAPYASYATSFDSAPYSSTDASGQPLREPTEGGQYEAGLKYKPAAFDALLTLSLFQLTETNRVMADPGGVGSVQVGEVRIRGIEFEGKISLVKNLDAIATWTRLDPEITKNSASPSAPPKGNAPSAVPEDMASLWLSYVFSSGPLDGLTAGAGVRYVGESYGNDANTIKVPGYTLVDAAISYDLGKKFPALKGAALRLSATNLADKRYVATSTAPSAAWYGSGRNVSLSVRYNW from the coding sequence ATGAAATCCGTCATCCGCATCCGCCCCGTTTCTCAACTTGGAATCCTGCTCGCCGCGCTGCTCACCTCGGGCCTGCCGGCCGCGGCCCAATCGACCGCCGCATCGGGCTCCGGCGGGTCCGCTTCGCATGATGCCGAGGTCGTCGCCCTCGACCGGCTCACCGTCAAGGGCGACCGCCTCTTTTCGGAGTTGTTTGTCGCCGACCGCAGTCTTGCCGGCACCAAGACCAGCACGCCGCTGGTCGAGACCTCGCAGTCGCTGACCGTCATCGGCCGCAACGAAATGGATGCGCGCGGCGTGCAGCGTCTCACCGACGCCGTCAGCTACGTGGCCGGCGTGCAAGCCGAGTTTCAGGGCATCGACAGCCGCGTGGACACGCTCAAGGTTCGCGGCTTCGAGGCGGGCGGCTTCGCCAGCAACACCTACCTCGACAACCTGCGCGCGCCGAGCGGCGGGCAATGGACGCGCGCCCAGTTTGACCTGTTTGGCCTCGAGCGCGTCGAGGTGTTGAAAGGCCCCTCCGCCGTGCTCTACGGGCAGGTCGCGCCCGGCGGCCTGGTCAATCTCGTCAGCAAGCGTCCCGGCGTGGCCGTGAAGGATTCCGTGGAGTTGCAGGTGGGCAGTTACGACACCATCCAGGCCACCCTCGACGTCTCTGGCGCGCTGACCTCGTCCAATCGGCTCCTCTACCGTGTCGCCGGTCTGTTTCGCGACGGCGACGCCGAGGTCGATCACACCGAGTTGCAGCGCATCTTTGTCGCGCCCAGCCTCACCTGGAAAATCACCGACAAAGCCTCGCTCACGTTCCTCACCCAATACCAAAAGGACAACGGCGGCTCGACCTATCAGTTCCTCCCGCAAACCGGCACGCTCAAGCCCGGCGACCACGGCTACATCGACCCCTCCACCTTCCTCGGCGAACCCACCTGGAACAACTTTGACCGCGACCAGCACGCGGCCGGCTATGCGTTTGACTACGTCTTCAACGACACCTTCACGCTCCGCCAGAATTTCCGCTACTCGCACGTGAAGACCGACTACAAGGGCATCGTCGGCGGCACCGGCGACGCCACGCCCGCCGGCGACTACACGCGCCGTTCCGCCTGGGGCTACGGCGAGACCGACGGCATCGCGGTGGACACTCATCTCCAGTCCAAATTCGCGACCGGCGGCGTGAAGCACACCGTCCTCACCGGCTTCGATTTTCTCTACAGCGATTGGGAGCACACCCGGCTCATCGGCACCGCGCCGTCCATCAACATCTACAATCCCGTTTACTCCGGCATCAGCTTCAGCGCGAATCCCGCCCAGTCCTTCCTTCAGGACACGATCGAGCGGCAGATCGGTTTCTACCTTCAGGAGCAGGCCTCGTTCGGCGGCTTCCGCGCCACGCTCGGCCTCCGCCGCGACGAATATGATGTCAACCAGACGATCTCCTACCGCAACGGCACCGTGCGCAAAGTGGACATCAAGCCCGACTCCGTCACGTGGCGCGCCGGGCTTCTCTACCTGTTCGACAACGGCCTTGCGCCCTACGCCAGCTACGCCACCTCGTTTGACTCCGCCCCTTATTCCAGCACCGACGCCTCCGGCCAGCCGCTGCGCGAACCCACCGAGGGCGGGCAATACGAGGCCGGCCTCAAATACAAACCCGCCGCCTTCGACGCGCTGCTCACGCTCTCGCTTTTCCAGCTCACCGAGACCAACCGCGTGATGGCCGATCCGGGCGGCGTCGGCTCCGTGCAGGTCGGCGAGGTGCGCATCCGCGGCATCGAGTTTGAGGGCAAAATCTCGCTGGTCAAAAATCTCGACGCCATCGCGACGTGGACCCGCCTCGACCCTGAAATCACCAAAAACTCCGCCTCTCCCTCCGCGCCGCCCAAGGGCAACGCGCCCTCCGCCGTGCCCGAGGACATGGCCTCCCTCTGGCTCTCCTACGTCTTTTCCTCCGGCCCGCTCGACGGCCTGACCGCCGGCGCGGGCGTGCGCTACGTCGGCGAAAGCTACGGCAACGACGCCAACACCATCAAGGTGCCCGGCTATACGCTCGTCGATGCGGCCATCAGTTACGACCTCGGCAAAAAGTTCCCCGCGCTCAAGGGCGCCGCCCTCCGCCTGAGCGCGACCAATCTCGCGGACAAGCGCTACGTCGCCACCTCCACCGCGCCGAGCGCCGCCTGGTATGGCTCCGGCCGCAACGTCTCGCTCAGCGTCCGCTACAACTGGTGA
- a CDS encoding HlyD family secretion protein, with the protein MLKAFRSPATYIIVFTAVAGALLVLHAWRLPPFASAVETTDNAYVRGQVTLISPQLAGYIKEVAVRDYQKVREGDLIIQIDDRIFRQKLEQARASLAGHKANLAGAEQAGHAAEARIRSCEAQITGAQAALRTAELNAGRVESLLQSGAASRSSDDQARLELDRARTALQQAGAALEVARQDLQSIIVGRDGLEAAVKNAEAALALAEIDLENTRIVAPQDGKLGEIGARLGQYVSPGTQLAALVPGKKWVSANFKENQLSGMRAGQPVTFTVDAFRHARLTGRIEEFSPATGSEFSVLKADNATGNFTKIAQRLPVRIAIDEDQPLAADLVPGMSVVVSVDTARPAKAAVR; encoded by the coding sequence ATGCTGAAAGCGTTTCGTTCGCCCGCCACTTATATCATAGTGTTCACCGCCGTCGCCGGCGCGCTGCTGGTGCTGCACGCCTGGCGCCTGCCGCCGTTCGCCAGCGCGGTCGAGACCACCGACAACGCCTATGTGCGCGGACAGGTCACCCTCATCAGCCCGCAGCTCGCCGGTTATATAAAGGAGGTCGCGGTGCGGGATTATCAAAAGGTGAGGGAGGGCGACCTGATCATACAAATCGACGACCGGATTTTCCGGCAGAAACTGGAGCAGGCGCGGGCCTCCCTCGCCGGGCACAAGGCGAACCTCGCCGGCGCGGAGCAGGCGGGGCATGCCGCCGAGGCCCGCATCCGCTCGTGCGAGGCGCAGATCACCGGCGCGCAGGCGGCGCTCAGGACGGCGGAGTTGAACGCGGGGCGGGTGGAATCGTTGTTGCAATCGGGGGCGGCGTCGCGCTCGTCGGACGATCAGGCAAGGCTTGAACTCGACCGCGCGCGCACCGCCTTGCAGCAGGCCGGGGCGGCGCTGGAGGTGGCGCGGCAGGACCTGCAATCGATCATTGTCGGGCGCGACGGGCTGGAGGCGGCGGTGAAAAACGCGGAGGCCGCCCTCGCGCTCGCGGAGATAGACCTGGAAAACACGCGCATCGTCGCGCCGCAGGACGGCAAGCTGGGGGAGATCGGGGCGCGTCTCGGCCAGTATGTTTCGCCCGGCACCCAGCTTGCCGCGCTCGTGCCCGGGAAAAAATGGGTGAGCGCGAATTTTAAGGAGAACCAGCTCTCCGGCATGAGGGCCGGCCAGCCGGTGACGTTCACCGTGGACGCATTCCGCCACGCGCGGCTGACCGGCCGCATCGAGGAGTTTTCGCCGGCGACCGGCTCCGAGTTCAGCGTGTTGAAGGCCGACAATGCCACGGGCAACTTCACCAAGATCGCGCAGCGCCTGCCCGTGCGCATCGCCATCGACGAGGACCAGCCGCTCGCCGCCGACCTCGTCCCCGGCATGTCGGTGGTGGTCAGCGTGGACACGGCCAGGCCGGCCAAGGCCGCGGTGAGGTGA
- a CDS encoding HAD-IIB family hydrolase, giving the protein MKLFSTDLDGTLLGNPEATNRFNTAWRGIPAAKRPLLVYNSGRLIADMRALVAAGTLAEPDYLIGGVGTQIHDFRAGRDLDDFAATLAEGWNRDRIEAIVAAFPGVRPQADEFQHAYKSSWHLDHATPEQLDELQRRLGATGLPVALVYSSQRDLDILPRGASKGDALRWLCERLGIPLDEVLVAGDTGNDASMFRLPGVRGIIVENANPELFSATVDIPCYTSRHILADGVLDGLAHHGVIRRAPSADDTGIPRERMQPEFRLLFTGTKLGSLNDDEKNLITTAYEHALIAVRKNITPLGFSACSLDDNAVTGTDANYRSVWARDGAITILNTLDLDDADIRAAQRATLETLLRATSPAGQIPANVRIDDHRPDYGGVGNICSIDSGLWVIIACYNHHLRTGDLDFLRSQADRLQVAMNWLSAHDSNNDGLLEIPEAGDWTDLFGRSYNVLYDEILWYRANVCYGRILEFLGDTARAADYLGWSQRIRSRILDAFWPTTRMAEPAAMPTAPSNRFADRQFGLGDTQYLLAEITPFAFNWRCDVLGNILASLMHLLDIERARTAFRFMWGVGVNQPWPVANLYPVVQAGDPDWRAYYTVNLLNLPHHYHNGGIWPFIGGMWVRFIHRLGFHEVACRELVQLAKLNRLGRDREWEFNEWVHGVTGRPMGKAYQAWSAASFIRACHELEAAPGIGAGQRD; this is encoded by the coding sequence ATGAAACTTTTCAGCACCGACCTCGACGGCACGCTCCTCGGCAATCCCGAGGCCACCAACCGCTTCAACACCGCCTGGCGCGGCATCCCCGCGGCCAAACGCCCGCTGCTCGTTTACAACAGCGGACGCCTCATCGCCGACATGCGCGCGCTCGTCGCCGCCGGCACGCTCGCCGAGCCCGACTACCTCATCGGCGGCGTCGGCACGCAAATCCACGATTTCCGCGCCGGACGCGACCTCGACGACTTCGCCGCCACCCTGGCCGAGGGCTGGAACCGCGACCGCATCGAGGCCATTGTCGCCGCGTTTCCCGGCGTGCGCCCGCAGGCGGACGAATTCCAGCACGCCTACAAATCGAGCTGGCATCTCGACCATGCCACCCCCGAGCAACTCGACGAACTCCAGCGCCGGCTCGGCGCAACCGGGCTGCCCGTCGCGCTCGTCTATTCCAGCCAGCGCGATCTCGACATCCTCCCGCGCGGCGCCAGCAAAGGCGACGCCCTCCGCTGGCTTTGCGAACGCCTCGGCATCCCGCTCGACGAAGTGCTCGTTGCCGGCGACACCGGCAACGACGCCAGCATGTTCCGCCTCCCCGGCGTGCGCGGCATCATCGTCGAGAACGCCAACCCCGAGCTTTTCAGCGCCACCGTCGACATCCCCTGCTACACCTCGCGCCACATCCTTGCCGACGGTGTGCTCGACGGCCTCGCCCACCACGGCGTCATCCGCCGCGCGCCTTCCGCCGACGACACCGGCATCCCGCGCGAGCGGATGCAGCCCGAGTTCCGCCTCCTCTTCACCGGCACCAAGCTCGGCTCGCTCAACGACGACGAGAAAAACCTCATCACCACCGCCTACGAGCACGCGCTCATCGCCGTGCGCAAAAACATCACCCCGCTCGGCTTTTCCGCCTGCTCGCTCGACGACAACGCCGTCACCGGCACCGACGCCAACTACCGCTCCGTCTGGGCCCGCGACGGCGCCATCACCATTCTCAACACCCTCGACCTTGACGACGCCGACATCCGCGCCGCCCAGCGCGCCACGCTCGAAACGCTCCTCCGCGCCACCTCGCCCGCCGGCCAGATCCCGGCCAATGTCCGCATCGACGACCACCGCCCCGACTACGGCGGAGTGGGCAACATCTGCTCCATCGACAGCGGCCTCTGGGTCATCATTGCCTGCTACAACCACCACCTGCGCACCGGCGACCTCGACTTCCTGCGCTCGCAGGCCGACCGCCTCCAGGTCGCGATGAACTGGCTCAGCGCGCACGACAGCAACAACGACGGCCTGCTCGAAATCCCCGAGGCCGGCGACTGGACCGACCTCTTCGGCCGCTCCTACAACGTCCTCTACGACGAAATCCTCTGGTATCGCGCCAACGTGTGCTACGGCCGCATCCTCGAATTTCTGGGCGACACGGCGCGCGCCGCCGATTACCTCGGCTGGTCGCAGCGCATCCGCAGCCGGATTCTGGATGCGTTCTGGCCCACCACGCGCATGGCCGAGCCCGCCGCCATGCCGACCGCGCCCTCCAACCGTTTCGCCGACCGCCAGTTCGGCCTCGGCGACACCCAATACCTGCTCGCCGAGATCACACCCTTCGCCTTCAACTGGCGCTGCGACGTGCTCGGCAACATCCTCGCCAGCCTCATGCACCTGCTCGACATCGAGCGCGCCCGCACCGCGTTTCGTTTCATGTGGGGCGTCGGCGTCAACCAGCCCTGGCCCGTCGCCAACCTCTATCCCGTCGTGCAGGCCGGCGACCCCGACTGGCGCGCCTACTACACGGTCAACCTCCTCAACCTTCCCCACCATTACCACAACGGCGGCATCTGGCCCTTCATCGGCGGCATGTGGGTGCGTTTCATCCACCGCCTTGGTTTCCACGAGGTCGCCTGCCGCGAACTCGTGCAACTGGCGAAGCTCAACCGCCTCGGACGCGACCGCGAGTGGGAGTTCAACGAATGGGTGCACGGCGTGACCGGGCGGCCGATGGGCAAGGCCTACCAGGCGTGGTCCGCCGCCTCCTTCATCCGCGCCTGCCACGAACTCGAAGCCGCGCCCGGCATCGGCGCAGGCCAGCGGGATTGA
- a CDS encoding glycosyltransferase produces the protein MQDQDISLLPTLPDPSGLPRIGMVSTHGYVAAAPPLGAADTGGQVVYVLELSKKLAQLGFEVDIWTRRFEDQPAIDIINDRVRVIRAPCGGREFIGKEYLYRHLGEWVENARALIARHGLAYRFLNSHYWDAGFATQKLAAALGAPHIHTPHSLGLWKKQLMERDFPEDAANFEQKYNFTGRIRHETEIFRASSAVIATTPPQVDLIAEGYGVPAARVHMVPPGYDDNRFYAVSAPTRDTIRQRLGFEGKVVLALGRLARNKGYDLLIDAFALVAKRVPDAVLHLAAGGAQENTEGEQAILDELAAQAAALGLSGRVRFGDSYISEADLADYYRAADVFVLSSRYEPFGMTAVEAMACGTPAVVTTQGGLYRALTYGRHALYADSFDREDLGITITKVLRDERLAARLSQMGAHKARSLFTWTGIAQQLLNLTEAPAGASGDTADKPLTGTNDPWADDDD, from the coding sequence ATGCAAGACCAGGATATCTCCCTTCTTCCCACCCTCCCCGACCCGTCGGGCCTGCCGCGCATCGGCATGGTCTCGACCCACGGCTACGTCGCCGCCGCCCCGCCGCTCGGTGCGGCCGACACCGGCGGACAGGTCGTTTACGTGCTGGAACTCTCCAAGAAACTCGCCCAACTCGGCTTCGAGGTGGACATCTGGACACGCCGTTTCGAGGACCAGCCCGCCATCGACATCATCAACGACCGCGTGCGCGTAATCCGCGCGCCCTGCGGCGGGCGCGAGTTCATCGGCAAGGAATACCTCTACCGCCACCTCGGCGAGTGGGTCGAGAACGCCCGCGCGCTCATCGCCCGCCACGGCCTGGCCTATCGCTTCCTCAACAGCCACTATTGGGATGCCGGCTTCGCCACGCAGAAGCTCGCCGCCGCGCTGGGCGCGCCGCACATCCACACGCCGCACTCGCTCGGCCTCTGGAAAAAACAGCTCATGGAGCGCGATTTCCCCGAGGACGCGGCCAACTTCGAGCAGAAATACAATTTCACCGGGCGCATCCGCCACGAGACGGAGATTTTCCGCGCCAGCTCCGCCGTCATCGCCACCACGCCGCCGCAGGTGGACCTCATCGCCGAGGGCTATGGCGTGCCCGCCGCGCGCGTGCACATGGTGCCGCCCGGCTACGACGACAACCGCTTTTACGCGGTCAGCGCGCCGACCCGCGACACCATCCGCCAGCGGCTGGGCTTCGAGGGCAAGGTCGTCCTCGCGCTCGGCCGCCTCGCCCGCAACAAGGGCTACGACCTGCTCATCGACGCGTTTGCCCTCGTCGCGAAACGCGTCCCCGACGCCGTGCTTCACCTCGCGGCCGGCGGCGCGCAGGAAAACACCGAGGGCGAGCAGGCGATCCTCGACGAACTCGCCGCGCAGGCCGCCGCGCTCGGCCTGTCCGGCCGCGTGCGTTTTGGCGACAGCTACATCTCCGAGGCCGATCTCGCGGACTACTACCGCGCCGCGGATGTGTTTGTGTTGAGCAGCCGCTACGAACCCTTCGGCATGACCGCCGTCGAGGCGATGGCCTGCGGCACGCCCGCGGTCGTCACCACGCAAGGCGGCCTTTACCGCGCGCTTACCTACGGGCGCCACGCGCTCTACGCCGACTCCTTCGACCGCGAGGACCTGGGCATCACCATCACGAAAGTCCTCCGAGACGAGCGCCTCGCCGCCCGCCTCTCGCAGATGGGCGCGCATAAAGCCCGCAGCCTCTTCACGTGGACGGGCATCGCGCAGCAACTCCTCAACCTCACCGAGGCCCCGGCCGGCGCGTCAGGCGACACGGCGGACAAGCCCCTCACCGGCACCAACGATCCATGGGCGGACGACGACGATTGA
- a CDS encoding MFS transporter — protein MSENPSNPSEIAEQAAVINPRLRPVIYAATSVLLIFTQGLGMNFVPVNLPQLAGAFGATTTEMNWFVAAYMAPFASMTLILIKVRTQFGLRRFAEPSIVVFVVASLLHLIPHNIYSGMAVRFLAGMVGPAISSLGFLYMLEAFPPALKRTWGFSMALTCSLSMPMVARLISPPLLDIGGWQALYAMDVGLALLALAAIYRLPLTTIQRAKVLHWKDAITFPLIAIGFGLLAVVFTMGRQPDYWWLESPWLGWCAAAALVAIGAAAVIEVHRDTPLVNVRWLLSGEMLRFALVALVFRIVLSEQTTGAAGLFQSIGLLNEQSRGLYLVILAGMAAGGLVSGAILKPERIRRIHMLSLLCICAGACMDGQATSLTRPENMYMSQALIAFGSVLFLPSVMTAGIAAALKRGPTYITSYIVVFLFTQNLGGLMGSSFLNTFVTIREKFHSSLLVERIVMADPLVAGRVSQLSAAYGRVLTDGVLLKAEGLALLSQQTTREAYILAYNDVFLAISVIAGAALAVLLLRSAYIQLKMKFFLPTNKTGEPVSC, from the coding sequence ATGTCAGAAAACCCATCCAATCCATCAGAAATCGCGGAACAGGCCGCCGTCATCAATCCGCGCCTGCGTCCGGTGATCTATGCGGCCACCTCGGTGCTGCTGATTTTCACCCAGGGGCTGGGCATGAACTTCGTTCCGGTCAACCTTCCCCAGCTCGCGGGCGCCTTTGGCGCGACCACGACGGAAATGAACTGGTTCGTCGCGGCCTACATGGCGCCCTTTGCCAGCATGACGCTGATCCTGATAAAGGTGCGCACGCAGTTCGGGCTGCGGCGGTTTGCGGAGCCGAGCATCGTGGTGTTTGTCGTGGCGTCGCTCCTGCATCTCATCCCGCACAATATATATTCGGGCATGGCCGTGCGCTTCCTAGCGGGCATGGTTGGCCCGGCCATTTCCTCGCTCGGGTTTTTATACATGCTGGAGGCGTTTCCGCCGGCGCTGAAACGGACCTGGGGGTTCAGCATGGCGCTGACCTGCTCGCTTTCGATGCCGATGGTCGCCCGGCTGATATCGCCGCCGCTGCTGGATATCGGCGGGTGGCAGGCCTTGTATGCGATGGACGTGGGGCTGGCGCTGCTCGCGCTGGCCGCCATCTACCGTCTGCCGCTGACAACGATCCAGCGCGCCAAGGTGCTGCATTGGAAGGACGCCATCACGTTCCCCCTGATTGCAATCGGCTTCGGGCTGCTCGCCGTCGTGTTCACGATGGGGCGGCAGCCCGATTACTGGTGGCTGGAGTCCCCGTGGCTCGGGTGGTGCGCGGCGGCGGCCCTGGTCGCGATCGGCGCCGCGGCGGTGATCGAAGTCCACCGCGACACGCCGCTGGTCAATGTGCGCTGGCTACTGAGCGGCGAAATGCTGCGCTTCGCGCTGGTCGCCCTGGTCTTCCGCATCGTGCTTTCGGAGCAAACCACGGGAGCCGCCGGCCTGTTCCAGAGCATCGGGCTGCTCAACGAGCAGAGCAGGGGATTATACCTCGTGATCCTGGCGGGCATGGCCGCCGGCGGGCTCGTGTCGGGCGCGATCCTGAAACCCGAGCGCATCCGGCGAATACACATGCTCTCGCTGTTGTGCATCTGTGCGGGCGCCTGCATGGACGGCCAAGCGACCAGTCTCACGCGGCCCGAAAACATGTATATGAGCCAGGCGCTGATCGCCTTTGGCAGCGTCCTGTTCCTCCCGTCGGTGATGACTGCCGGCATCGCGGCGGCGCTGAAACGCGGGCCTACTTACATCACCAGTTATATCGTCGTCTTCCTGTTCACGCAGAATCTGGGCGGGCTCATGGGTTCGTCCTTCCTCAACACCTTCGTGACCATCCGCGAGAAATTCCACTCCAGCCTCCTCGTCGAGCGCATCGTGATGGCGGATCCCCTGGTCGCCGGGCGGGTGAGCCAGCTCTCCGCCGCCTATGGCCGGGTGCTGACCGACGGCGTGTTGCTCAAGGCCGAGGGGCTCGCGCTGCTTTCCCAGCAGACGACGCGCGAGGCCTATATATTGGCTTACAACGACGTGTTCCTGGCGATTTCCGTCATCGCGGGCGCGGCGCTGGCCGTGCTGCTGCTGCGCTCGGCTTATATTCAACTGAAAATGAAATTTTTCCTTCCAACCAATAAAACCGGGGAGCCCGTGTCATGCTGA
- a CDS encoding MarR family winged helix-turn-helix transcriptional regulator codes for MNKSGLPMERRFMTALSIAARRMRTAYDGIVSKRGLTLSRARALLRISDTPGINQTGLARFLEIENPSVVRLLDGMEKQGLIRRCAIAGDRRAKQIVLTPAARRQVAELEEISNALGRDMLKGVASRDLGAAVRVLEVVIGNLETPA; via the coding sequence ATGAATAAATCCGGCCTGCCCATGGAACGACGTTTCATGACCGCGCTGTCCATCGCGGCCCGGCGGATGCGGACCGCTTATGACGGCATCGTGAGCAAGCGGGGGCTGACGCTCTCGCGGGCGCGCGCGCTGCTCCGCATCTCGGACACCCCGGGGATCAACCAAACCGGGCTGGCGCGCTTTCTGGAAATCGAAAACCCGAGCGTGGTCCGGCTGCTCGACGGCATGGAAAAACAGGGGCTTATCCGGCGGTGCGCCATCGCCGGCGACCGGAGGGCCAAGCAGATCGTGCTGACCCCGGCCGCCAGGCGCCAGGTCGCGGAGCTGGAGGAGATTTCCAACGCCCTGGGGCGCGACATGCTGAAAGGCGTCGCGTCGCGCGACCTGGGCGCGGCGGTCCGCGTGCTGGAAGTGGTCATCGGCAACCTCGAAACCCCGGCCTAG
- a CDS encoding alpha/beta hydrolase, whose product MKSLPLLIAAALFCALPLSAASSAEWRDCPAFVQGRQRDIHSSATGRDYRIFISVPDTPPPAEGFPVLYVLDGNGTFPFAALISRSWRERGAALGIHPGIVVGIGYPVSGDLDLVARAEDYTPPAPDLSDTGDFSGSKQGGADRFLDFIENELKPLLAAGFRLDPSRQTLFGHSYGGLFTLHALFTRPGAFQRYVASSPSIWWNHRRILAERDAFLKARSSSIQQKNTSPRLVITVGSLEQTPRPSRQPAHRAERVIARRQVDNARELSASLADVGLENTLYVFEDDNHGSAQIPAINHAIRVAFAK is encoded by the coding sequence ATGAAATCACTCCCGCTCCTCATCGCCGCCGCGTTGTTTTGCGCCCTTCCGCTATCCGCCGCCTCATCCGCGGAATGGCGGGATTGCCCCGCCTTCGTGCAAGGCCGCCAGCGCGACATTCACTCGTCCGCGACCGGGCGGGATTATCGCATTTTCATCTCCGTTCCCGACACGCCTCCGCCCGCCGAAGGGTTTCCGGTCCTCTATGTCCTCGATGGCAACGGCACGTTCCCGTTCGCCGCGCTCATCAGCCGGTCGTGGCGCGAGCGCGGCGCCGCGCTCGGCATCCATCCCGGCATCGTCGTCGGCATCGGCTATCCTGTCTCCGGCGACCTCGACCTCGTCGCGCGCGCCGAGGACTACACCCCGCCCGCGCCCGACCTGTCCGACACCGGCGATTTTTCCGGCAGCAAGCAGGGCGGGGCCGACCGTTTCCTCGACTTCATCGAAAACGAACTCAAGCCGCTTCTCGCCGCCGGGTTCAGGCTCGACCCGTCGCGCCAGACGCTCTTCGGCCATTCCTACGGCGGGCTTTTCACCCTGCACGCGCTCTTCACCCGCCCCGGGGCGTTCCAGCGCTACGTCGCGTCCAGCCCGTCCATCTGGTGGAATCACCGCCGCATCCTCGCCGAGCGCGACGCGTTCCTGAAGGCCCGGTCTTCCAGTATCCAACAAAAAAATACATCACCGCGCCTCGTCATCACGGTCGGTTCGCTGGAACAGACGCCCCGCCCAAGCCGGCAACCCGCCCACCGCGCCGAACGGGTCATCGCCCGCCGCCAGGTGGACAATGCCCGCGAGCTTTCCGCCTCGCTCGCCGATGTCGGCTTGGAAAACACCCTCTACGTTTTCGAGGACGACAACCACGGCTCCGCGCAAATCCCCGCCATCAACCACGCCATCCGCGTCGCCTTTGCAAAGTGA